In the genome of Notamacropus eugenii isolate mMacEug1 chromosome 5, mMacEug1.pri_v2, whole genome shotgun sequence, one region contains:
- the LOC140508983 gene encoding olfactory receptor 8G1-like produces the protein MDRGNNSAVSEFILEGLTQRPELQIPLLLLFLSIYVVTVVGNLGMITLISITSHLHTPMYYLLSSLSFIDLCHSTVITPKMLVNFVSEKNIISYNECMTQLYFFLLFAIAECHMLAAMAYDRYVAICSPLLYNTIMSLQVYIWLVGGVYMMGLVGATVHTGFMLRVFFCKDNVINHYFCDLNPLLELSCSSTYINEIMVVCLSTFNICIPTLTIVSSYIFIIASILHIRSTEGRSKAFSTCSSHMAAVGFFFGSAAFMYLQPSSVSSMEQGKVSSVFYTIFVPMLNPLIYSLRNKDVKAAMKKLMEKRMFW, from the coding sequence ATGGACAGAGGGAATAACTCTGCAGTTTCAGAGTTCATCCTTGAAGGGCTAACACAGAGGCCAGAGCTCCAGATTCCCCTCTTACTACTATTCTTGAGCATATATGTGGTCACCGTTGTGGGGAACCTGGGCATGATAACACTGATTAGCATCACTTCTCATCTCCATACTCCCATGTACTATTTACTCAGCAGCTTGTCTTTCATTGATCTCTGTCATTCTACAGTGATCACCCCCAAAATGTTAGTGAATTTTGTGTCAGAGAAGAATATCATCTCCTACAATGAATGCATGACTCAgctctatttcttcctcctttttgcaATTGCTGAGTGTCATATGTTGGCAGCTATGGCCTATGACCGTTATGTAGCAATTTGTAGTCCCCTGCTATATAATACTATCATGTCCCTTCAGGTCTACATTTGGTTAGTAGGTGGTGTATACATGATGGGCTTGGTTGGTGCCACAGTTCACACAGGCTTCATGCTTAGAGTATTCTTCTGTAAAGACAATGTCATCAATCATTACTTCTGTGATCTCAATCCTCTCCTAGAGCTTTCTTGCTCCAGCACCTACATTAATGAAATTATGGTTGTTTGCCTCAGCACCTTTAATATCTGCATACCAACTCTGACCATTGTTAGCTCTTACATCTTCATTATTGCCAGCATTCTCCATATTCGCTCCACTGAAGGGAGGTCCAAGGCTTTCAGCACCTGCAGCTCTCATATGGCAGCAGTGGGTTTCTTCTTTGGTTCAGCTGCCTTCATGTATCTGCAGCCCTCTTCGGTGAGCTCCATGGAACAGGGGAAAGTATCTTCTGTGTTTTATACAATCTTTGTCCCCATGTTGAACCCCCTTATCTATAGCCTGAGGAACAAAGATGTTAAAGCTGCCATGAAGAAGCTCATGGAGAAAAGAATGTTCTGGTGA